One genomic segment of Flavobacteriaceae bacterium includes these proteins:
- a CDS encoding helix-turn-helix domain-containing protein gives MTAKDTHFATILKRIRKQRGLSQQQLADMTGVKVTQISRYEIGKVTPNLEMAIKLSNALTCSLDVFKGNDPQGVSEFELLAKKVKTLNTDKQKAALVLIKALLK, from the coding sequence ATGACAGCAAAAGACACGCATTTTGCCACTATTTTAAAGCGGATTCGTAAGCAAAGAGGTTTATCTCAACAGCAATTAGCGGATATGACAGGGGTAAAAGTAACGCAAATTTCACGATATGAGATAGGAAAGGTAACGCCCAATCTGGAGATGGCCATTAAGCTCTCCAATGCTCTGACGTGTTCTCTGGATGTGTTTAAAGGAAATGACCCCCAAGGAGTGAGTGAGTTTGAACTACTGGCTAAAAAGGTAAAAACACTCAATACGGACAAACAAAAAGCTGCCCTGGTACTTATAAAGGCGTTGCTAAAGTAA
- a CDS encoding tyrosine-type recombinase/integrase produces the protein MKKLPLKNESFRYIEKSFREWLDMLGYAESTVYNLPNHIRELFYYLEQNGINNINQLDNQLIKDHYSNLKQRSNERKGGALSNGSLNKHLQALYKFTDYLRQSGRMLLPVLNIDWENDDTKYIETLTTEEIQQLYKATQLYPKNIKHTRPEWHFESIALRDCAMLTVFYGCGLRRNEGYHLQVDDINFDKQILHVRKGKANKERLVPFNKTNSKYLQDYVYDGRINLLKDKRESAFFINERGKQLSSQSMSLRLKLLQQRTDDLQLQEKNVRLHVLRHSIATHLLSNGMPLENISRFLGHNSLESTQVYTHLINQDNGH, from the coding sequence ATGAAAAAATTACCATTAAAAAACGAAAGCTTCCGGTACATCGAAAAGAGTTTTAGGGAATGGCTCGACATGCTCGGCTATGCAGAAAGTACGGTTTATAACTTGCCAAATCACATACGAGAACTGTTTTACTACTTGGAGCAGAATGGTATCAACAACATCAATCAACTCGATAACCAATTAATCAAAGACCATTACAGTAACTTAAAACAACGCAGTAACGAAAGAAAAGGTGGTGCATTAAGCAATGGCAGTCTAAACAAGCATTTACAAGCACTTTACAAGTTTACAGACTACTTACGCCAAAGCGGTAGAATGCTATTACCAGTTTTAAATATTGATTGGGAAAATGACGATACCAAATATATAGAAACCCTAACCACAGAGGAAATACAGCAACTTTACAAAGCCACACAACTTTATCCCAAGAACATCAAGCATACAAGACCCGAATGGCATTTTGAATCTATTGCATTACGAGATTGTGCAATGTTAACGGTGTTTTATGGTTGTGGACTACGAAGAAACGAAGGCTATCATTTACAAGTGGACGACATAAATTTTGATAAACAAATATTACACGTTAGAAAAGGAAAAGCCAATAAGGAACGGTTAGTGCCATTTAATAAAACCAACTCAAAATATCTGCAGGATTACGTGTATGATGGCAGAATAAATCTACTCAAAGACAAACGGGAAAGTGCTTTTTTTATTAATGAAAGAGGTAAACAACTATCCTCACAAAGTATGTCGTTACGTTTAAAATTGTTACAACAAAGAACAGACGATTTACAGCTACAGGAAAAGAATGTTAGATTACACGTTTTACGCCATAGCATCGCTACACATCTACTCTCAAACGGAATGCCATTGGAAAATATCAGCAGATTTTTAGGGCACAACTCTTTAGAATCAACCCAAGTATATACTCATTTAATCAATCAAGATAATGGCCATTAA
- a CDS encoding tyrosine-type recombinase/integrase yields the protein MAIKLGKTKDSRTRKKKITEDAELELLRRLQNEKDQPEFIKYLLQKGYSIKSGERYLKDIGLFKKWLDKENITEEAVSYNDITHYIQSKKGKVKQITIQTILASLKQYYNYLQELGFVAENPTLNVQIKGIKRKVLHNILSKQELEKLYFDYKNLQSESLSKKRNEIIVSLLVYQGLNTNDLQNLTIKDVKLREGKIFAKGNRRSNERTLKLEAHQILDLMEYQLKTRATILQQTKKQTDLFFVTQGSSLKLQNVMQKLMQELHKQNKQVESVKQIRASVITGWLKVYNLREVQYFAGHRYVSSTESYLINDLEDLKEDINKYHPIN from the coding sequence ATGGCCATTAAATTAGGAAAAACCAAAGACAGCAGAACACGTAAAAAGAAGATTACAGAAGATGCAGAACTGGAATTATTACGACGATTACAAAACGAAAAAGACCAACCAGAATTTATAAAATACCTACTTCAAAAAGGTTACAGTATTAAAAGTGGCGAACGTTATCTAAAAGATATCGGACTGTTTAAAAAATGGTTGGATAAAGAAAACATCACAGAAGAAGCAGTAAGTTATAACGACATTACACATTACATACAAAGCAAAAAAGGAAAGGTCAAGCAAATCACGATACAGACGATTTTAGCCAGTTTAAAGCAATATTACAACTACTTACAGGAATTAGGTTTTGTTGCAGAAAATCCAACGTTGAACGTCCAAATCAAAGGTATAAAGCGGAAAGTACTACACAACATTTTAAGCAAACAGGAACTTGAAAAACTCTACTTCGATTATAAGAATTTACAGAGTGAAAGCCTATCAAAAAAGCGAAATGAAATTATAGTAAGTCTATTGGTTTATCAAGGCTTAAACACCAACGATTTACAAAACTTAACAATCAAAGATGTAAAGCTACGAGAAGGTAAAATCTTTGCAAAAGGCAATCGCAGAAGCAACGAAAGAACCCTAAAACTGGAAGCGCACCAAATCCTTGATTTAATGGAGTACCAACTCAAAACAAGAGCAACCATTTTACAACAAACCAAGAAGCAAACCGACTTATTTTTTGTAACCCAAGGAAGCAGTTTAAAATTACAGAATGTAATGCAAAAGCTGATGCAAGAATTACACAAACAAAACAAGCAAGTTGAAAGTGTAAAACAAATACGAGCTTCGGTAATTACTGGTTGGCTGAAAGTTTACAATCTTCGAGAAGTACAATACTTTGCAGGACATCGTTACGTTAGTTCAACTGAAAGTTATTTAATCAACGACTTGGAAGATTTAAAAGAAGATATTAATAAGTATCATCCAATCAATTAA
- a CDS encoding type II toxin-antitoxin system prevent-host-death family antitoxin has protein sequence METVNYTDFRSNLKHWFDKVINDVSDIIIKRKSGKDLVLISLDEYNSLKETTYLLTGKNRDILLNSIKELEAGNGIEKDLIE, from the coding sequence ATGGAAACAGTAAATTATACAGACTTTCGTTCAAATCTAAAGCATTGGTTCGACAAAGTAATCAATGATGTAAGCGACATTATTATTAAGCGTAAAAGCGGTAAAGACCTCGTTTTAATATCATTGGATGAATACAACTCATTAAAGGAAACTACATACTTGTTAACAGGAAAGAATAGAGATATTTTATTAAACTCTATCAAAGAACTGGAGGCAGGAAATGGTATAGAAAAAGACTTAATCGAATAG
- a CDS encoding Txe/YoeB family addiction module toxin — protein sequence MKLTWSTSSWEDYLYWQKVDKKIVKRINELIKSCMRTPFEGIGKPEALKGDLQGYWSRRITSEHRLVYKYEKEQILIAACRYHYGK from the coding sequence ATGAAATTAACTTGGTCTACATCTTCTTGGGAAGATTATTTGTATTGGCAAAAAGTCGATAAGAAAATAGTAAAACGAATTAACGAACTCATTAAAAGTTGTATGCGAACACCTTTTGAAGGCATCGGAAAACCCGAAGCTTTAAAAGGCGATTTACAAGGTTATTGGTCAAGGCGAATAACATCAGAACATCGATTGGTTTATAAATACGAAAAAGAACAAATCTTGATTGCAGCTTGTCGTTATCATTACGGAAAGTAA
- a CDS encoding IS3 family transposase (programmed frameshift): MKRRKYSKEFKIKAVELSNVRGNTKQIAMELGISADLIYRWRRELEQRPDLAFSGNGVKQLTEDQKELERLRKQLKDVTMERDILKNAGEHLLQERSEVLKFIKDYSREYPVGKMCKIFKISRNSYYRSKNYVPSDRDGKNRMLLSEIHRICERSKSTYGSPRITEELKAKGFKVSRSRVARLMKKHGIKAVRKKKFVVTTDSKHQYPVADNVLDRDFKATAAAQKWVSDITYLKTAQGWLYLTVIIDLFDRKVIGWSLSNGLKARQTIIAAWRMAVNNRMPCEGMIFHSDRGVQYASHAFVNILKSYHVTPSMSRKGNCWDNAVAESFFKTIKTELMIDNKFISNKSLQIKVFEYIETWYNRYRRHSALGYKNIIEFEKLYQIKNVA, from the exons ATGAAACGAAGAAAATACAGTAAAGAGTTTAAAATTAAAGCAGTAGAATTAAGCAATGTACGAGGTAACACAAAGCAGATTGCCATGGAATTGGGAATCAGTGCAGATCTTATTTACAGATGGCGTAGAGAATTAGAACAGCGTCCTGATTTAGCTTTTAGCGGTAATGGCGTCAAACAACTCACAGAAGATCAGAAAGAGTTAGAGCGATTACGTAAACAGCTCAAGGATGTTACCATGGAGCGGGATATCTTAAAAAATGCCG GTGAGCATCTTCTCCAAGAGCGATCGGAAGTATTGAAATTTATCAAAGATTACAGTAGAGAATATCCGGTTGGGAAGATGTGTAAAATTTTTAAAATTAGTAGAAACAGTTATTACAGGAGTAAGAATTATGTTCCATCAGATAGAGATGGAAAAAATCGTATGCTACTCTCTGAGATTCACCGTATCTGTGAGCGAAGTAAATCTACTTATGGAAGTCCTAGAATTACAGAGGAACTCAAAGCTAAAGGGTTTAAAGTATCTAGGTCTAGGGTAGCACGATTGATGAAAAAACACGGGATTAAAGCAGTTCGTAAAAAGAAATTTGTTGTCACGACAGATTCTAAGCATCAATATCCAGTAGCTGATAATGTATTGGATAGAGATTTTAAAGCTACCGCTGCTGCACAGAAATGGGTTTCTGATATTACCTATTTAAAGACTGCACAAGGATGGCTGTACTTAACGGTAATTATTGACCTGTTTGATCGTAAAGTCATTGGTTGGTCTTTGAGCAATGGACTCAAAGCAAGACAAACTATCATTGCTGCATGGAGAATGGCTGTAAACAACAGAATGCCTTGTGAAGGTATGATTTTTCATTCTGATCGAGGTGTACAATACGCATCTCATGCGTTTGTTAATATCCTTAAAAGTTATCATGTAACACCCAGTATGAGTAGAAAAGGAAACTGTTGGGATAATGCAGTAGCTGAATCTTTTTTTAAAACAATCAAAACAGAACTAATGATAGACAATAAGTTTATATCCAACAAAAGTCTTCAAATTAAAGTCTTTGAATACATAGAAACTTGGTACAACAGATACAGAAGACATTCTGCTCTTGGTTACAAAAATATCATCGAATTTGAAAAATTATATCAAATCAAAAATGTAGCTTAA
- a CDS encoding glycosyltransferase, with amino-acid sequence MKRVIVSVTNDLITDQRVAKTCDVLLSLKYEVLLVGRKLKNSHPVSRAYQTKRFSLVFNSSFLFYAEYNIRLFFFLLGKKKHLLFSNDLDTLPANYLVSILQKKKLVYDSHELFTEIPELVKKPLIKKCWLGIEKILFPNLKNVMVVSDAIADFYTKKYGVLCNVIRNLPQVFTIEPGVFPFEKNAKKVILYQGAVNIGRGLELIIDTMPLLENYLLVIIGDGDIFTTLKEDTAHRGLENKIFFLGKKSPEELKKLTPLADIGISLEEDMGLNYRYALPNKLFDYIHAEIPVVVSNLPEMKKIVAQYSVGKILEERSSEKLASLLLSIDKPKYTNVLKKAKEELNWNMEKEKLILIFEHLS; translated from the coding sequence TTGAAAAGAGTTATTGTCTCCGTAACAAATGATTTAATTACCGACCAACGAGTTGCTAAAACTTGCGATGTATTATTGTCCCTTAAATATGAAGTACTCTTGGTGGGGAGAAAGCTAAAAAATAGCCATCCGGTTTCCAGAGCTTATCAAACCAAGCGATTTTCATTGGTTTTTAACAGCTCGTTTTTATTTTATGCAGAGTACAATATCCGATTATTTTTCTTTTTACTAGGTAAGAAAAAACACCTCCTGTTTTCAAATGATCTTGACACGCTCCCTGCAAACTACCTCGTCAGTATTTTGCAAAAAAAGAAACTTGTTTATGATAGCCATGAATTATTTACCGAGATTCCGGAGCTGGTTAAAAAACCATTGATTAAAAAATGCTGGTTGGGAATTGAAAAGATATTATTTCCAAATCTGAAAAATGTAATGGTAGTAAGTGATGCCATTGCTGATTTTTACACTAAAAAATACGGTGTGTTGTGTAATGTTATTAGAAACCTTCCACAAGTTTTTACTATTGAACCCGGAGTTTTTCCTTTTGAAAAAAATGCAAAAAAAGTGATTCTATACCAAGGTGCGGTTAACATAGGTCGCGGACTAGAATTAATAATAGATACAATGCCATTACTGGAAAATTATTTATTGGTGATTATTGGTGATGGTGATATTTTCACTACTTTAAAAGAAGATACTGCCCACAGAGGTTTGGAAAATAAAATTTTCTTTTTAGGAAAGAAATCTCCTGAGGAGCTAAAAAAATTAACTCCCCTTGCCGACATTGGTATCAGCCTGGAAGAAGATATGGGCTTGAATTACAGGTATGCGCTACCAAATAAATTGTTTGATTATATACATGCTGAAATTCCTGTAGTTGTATCAAATTTACCGGAAATGAAAAAAATAGTAGCTCAATATAGTGTAGGTAAAATTTTAGAAGAAAGAAGCTCTGAAAAACTAGCAAGCCTACTTCTTTCCATAGATAAACCGAAATATACCAATGTTCTGAAAAAAGCAAAAGAGGAATTAAACTGGAATATGGAAAAGGAGAAATTAATTCTTATTTTTGAACATCTCTCATAA
- a CDS encoding ATP-binding cassette domain-containing protein: MENSILHLENADIYQRDSLVLSKVNLTIKKGDFFYLIGKTGSGKSSLMKTLYGDLALQRGIGSIVGFDLKKLKEKEIPFLRRKIGIVFQDFKLLNDRTVFDNLSFVLKATGWKNKEDIKFKIEEVLDHVGMKTKYFKKPFELSGGEQQRVAIARALLNDPELILADEPTGNLDPKTSLEVMELLNGIHQSGKSILMATHDYQLIVKFKQRTIKCEGGKLFEVS; the protein is encoded by the coding sequence ATGGAGAATTCAATCTTACACTTAGAAAATGCAGATATTTATCAAAGAGATAGTTTGGTCTTGTCCAAGGTGAATTTAACGATAAAAAAAGGGGATTTTTTTTATTTAATAGGAAAAACAGGAAGCGGCAAAAGCAGCTTAATGAAAACCCTTTATGGAGATTTGGCATTACAAAGAGGTATAGGTTCAATCGTTGGATTTGATTTAAAGAAACTGAAGGAAAAAGAGATTCCTTTTTTGCGAAGAAAGATTGGAATTGTTTTTCAGGATTTTAAATTGCTGAATGACAGAACTGTTTTTGACAACCTTTCATTTGTTTTAAAAGCCACCGGCTGGAAAAATAAAGAGGATATAAAGTTTAAGATTGAAGAGGTTTTAGACCATGTAGGTATGAAAACCAAATACTTTAAAAAACCTTTTGAGCTCTCGGGAGGAGAACAACAGAGGGTGGCTATTGCCAGAGCATTATTAAATGATCCTGAGCTAATTTTAGCAGACGAGCCTACCGGAAACCTGGACCCTAAAACCTCTTTGGAAGTAATGGAATTACTAAATGGTATTCATCAAAGCGGAAAAAGTATTTTAATGGCAACGCACGATTACCAATTAATTGTTAAGTTCAAGCAACGTACAATTAAATGTGAAGGAGGAAAACTTTTTGAAGTCTCTTAG
- a CDS encoding tetratricopeptide repeat protein, whose translation MQRFFLNSSTFVLITMLFPNLFFSQQSDIDVNVFNDYNHAVKLFNNKAYAAAQKNFIKVSKQLKDKTNLKAEADYYDAICAIRLQQTGADKKVLNFVEKHPNSTKKDKAYFLVGNYYFANREAAHALKWYSKTNRDGLSEDNKKELDFKMGYALLTTQRLTSAKSRFLKLINDAKYGNDSRYYYGYIAYKQEDYEEAKTTLNMLADEEAYKNEVTYFLLDISFKSGKFEKCIEVGLKLLEKAKPKERSEIAKIVGESYFNLKEYKKAIPYLEEYRGKKGKWSNTDYYQLGFVYYKQNDFKKAVSYFNKIIDTKNNVSQNAYYNLGECYMHLDKKTEALNAFKNASEMDFNATVKEDAALNYAKLSYEEGNPYKSVAEVLQDFLKAYPESPSYQEINELVVSSYLYQQDYIGALAYLAKNKSAQNKELTYEVSYYRGVQLFTEKKLPESVPFFIAGMKSSDKIITVKSQYWKAEANYQLGNFQNALDDFIAFKKNVYSKKVEEFKEVDYHLGYSYFKLKKYREAAKAFQAFIATNNEDIVITDDAIVRKGDSEFATKDYRKAIKTYKKVIDSYDTGADYAQYQSAMSYGFLKNNNEKINQLLSFNKNFQTSNLKDDAYFQLGNTYAIEKDVDNAHIFYQKLITEFPKSSYNPNSLLRKGLLYFNENENDKALNLFKQIVAKYPNSNEAKQAVSSARNVYIELGTVDEYAIWVKTIKFVNVSDAELDNTMYESAENKFLENKTNAAISGFQKYLKTFPDGLHALKSNFQLAQLLVKTDKKEQAIPNYQYVIDQGQSEFSEETLNKLSQILLEKEDWVHATPLLVRLEAEANLPQNIIYAQSNLMKGYYWADDYKNAVAYAEKVLQNTKIDTSLEYDAKIIIARAAYKTDDYTKAEEFYKEVERNARGELKAEALYYSAFFKNYHKEYAESNKVIQEVISDYSAYKYWGSKSFIIMAKNYYALENADPYQATFILENIIKNFSQFEDVIEEAQKELKKIKANEAKTNISVTPKNKK comes from the coding sequence ATGCAACGTTTTTTTTTAAACTCTTCGACATTTGTATTAATTACGATGCTGTTTCCCAACCTCTTTTTTAGTCAGCAATCAGATATTGATGTAAATGTATTTAATGACTATAATCATGCGGTAAAGCTATTTAATAATAAAGCATATGCTGCAGCTCAAAAGAATTTTATAAAGGTTTCCAAACAGCTAAAAGACAAAACCAATTTAAAAGCCGAAGCCGATTATTACGATGCTATTTGTGCAATTCGGTTGCAACAGACAGGGGCAGATAAAAAAGTGTTGAATTTTGTTGAAAAACACCCTAACAGCACAAAAAAAGACAAGGCATATTTTTTGGTTGGAAACTATTATTTTGCTAACAGAGAAGCTGCTCATGCCCTTAAATGGTATTCCAAAACGAATCGCGACGGATTATCTGAAGACAACAAAAAGGAATTGGATTTTAAAATGGGATATGCGCTTTTAACCACCCAGCGTTTGACCTCTGCCAAGAGCAGATTTTTAAAATTAATTAACGATGCTAAATATGGAAACGATTCGAGGTATTATTACGGATATATAGCCTATAAACAAGAAGATTATGAAGAAGCGAAAACAACCTTAAATATGCTTGCAGATGAGGAAGCGTATAAAAACGAAGTAACGTATTTCTTATTAGATATCAGCTTTAAGTCCGGCAAATTTGAAAAATGTATTGAAGTCGGGTTAAAACTCTTAGAAAAAGCAAAACCAAAAGAGCGGTCGGAAATTGCAAAAATTGTCGGAGAGAGTTATTTTAATTTAAAAGAATATAAAAAAGCAATTCCCTACTTAGAAGAATACAGAGGTAAAAAAGGAAAATGGAGCAATACCGATTACTACCAATTGGGTTTTGTATATTACAAGCAAAATGATTTTAAAAAAGCAGTAAGCTACTTCAACAAAATTATTGATACAAAAAACAATGTTTCGCAAAATGCATACTATAATCTCGGAGAATGCTACATGCATTTAGATAAAAAAACAGAAGCATTAAACGCATTTAAGAACGCGAGCGAAATGGATTTCAATGCAACCGTTAAAGAAGATGCAGCACTAAACTATGCCAAACTCAGCTATGAAGAAGGAAACCCCTATAAAAGTGTAGCCGAAGTGTTGCAGGATTTTTTAAAAGCATACCCCGAATCTCCCAGTTATCAAGAAATAAATGAGTTAGTAGTTTCTTCCTATTTATACCAACAAGATTACATAGGTGCTTTAGCCTATCTGGCTAAAAACAAAAGTGCGCAAAATAAAGAATTGACTTACGAAGTATCTTATTACAGAGGTGTACAACTATTTACGGAAAAAAAACTACCCGAATCAGTTCCCTTTTTTATAGCAGGTATGAAATCTTCAGATAAGATCATTACAGTAAAATCTCAATACTGGAAAGCGGAAGCCAATTATCAATTAGGAAATTTCCAAAACGCACTGGATGATTTCATCGCCTTTAAAAAGAATGTTTATTCTAAAAAAGTTGAAGAATTTAAAGAAGTAGACTATCATTTAGGATACAGTTATTTTAAATTAAAAAAATACCGTGAAGCCGCAAAGGCTTTTCAAGCTTTTATTGCTACAAATAATGAAGATATAGTCATAACTGATGATGCCATTGTTAGAAAAGGAGATAGTGAGTTTGCAACAAAAGATTACCGTAAGGCAATAAAAACTTATAAAAAAGTAATTGATTCCTATGACACCGGAGCAGATTATGCACAGTACCAATCTGCTATGAGCTATGGTTTTCTAAAAAATAATAACGAAAAAATCAATCAGCTACTGTCATTCAATAAAAATTTTCAAACATCTAATTTAAAAGACGACGCTTATTTCCAGTTAGGAAATACATACGCTATTGAAAAAGATGTTGACAATGCCCATATATTTTACCAAAAATTAATTACGGAATTTCCTAAAAGCTCATACAATCCAAACTCGCTATTAAGAAAAGGGCTTTTATATTTTAATGAGAATGAAAATGATAAAGCACTTAACCTCTTTAAGCAAATTGTAGCTAAATATCCTAACTCCAATGAAGCAAAACAAGCTGTGAGTAGTGCCAGAAATGTATATATTGAACTGGGAACCGTAGATGAATATGCTATTTGGGTAAAAACGATAAAATTTGTGAATGTATCAGATGCAGAATTAGATAACACTATGTATGAATCCGCAGAAAACAAATTTCTGGAAAATAAAACAAATGCGGCAATTTCCGGATTTCAGAAATACCTGAAAACGTTTCCTGACGGTTTACATGCTTTGAAATCTAATTTTCAACTAGCGCAACTTTTAGTAAAAACCGATAAAAAAGAACAAGCAATTCCAAATTATCAATATGTAATTGATCAGGGGCAAAGCGAATTTAGTGAAGAAACGTTAAACAAATTATCACAAATTTTATTAGAAAAAGAAGATTGGGTACATGCAACTCCCTTATTAGTACGATTAGAAGCGGAAGCAAACCTGCCTCAAAACATCATCTACGCACAGAGTAATTTAATGAAGGGATATTACTGGGCCGATGATTATAAAAATGCCGTAGCCTATGCTGAAAAGGTATTGCAAAATACCAAAATAGATACCTCTTTAGAGTATGATGCTAAAATCATTATTGCCCGTGCTGCCTATAAAACAGACGATTATACAAAAGCAGAAGAATTTTATAAAGAAGTAGAACGAAATGCAAGAGGCGAATTAAAAGCAGAAGCATTATACTACAGTGCATTCTTTAAAAATTATCATAAAGAATACGCCGAATCCAACAAGGTCATTCAGGAAGTCATTTCAGACTATTCTGCCTATAAATACTGGGGATCAAAAAGCTTTATTATCATGGCTAAAAATTATTACGCTCTTGAAAATGCAGACCCATATCAGGCCACTTTTATTTTGGAAAATATTATCAAAAACTTTAGCCAATTTGAAGACGTTATTGAAGAAGCGCAAAAAGAACTTAAAAAAATCAAAGCTAACGAAGCGAAAACAAACATTTCAGTAACTCCAAAAAATAAAAAATAA
- a CDS encoding M20/M25/M40 family metallo-hydrolase yields the protein MKKLMLCPLIPLLFLACQPKKQVNITSLELSKEEKTDSTTIKHLFNTVLTQGQSYEWLRDLTSNIGGRLSGSPEAQKAVVWGEALMKKVGLDSVWLQPVMVPHWVRGEKEVANYTVNGQKKNVPICALGFSVATPENGITAKVIEVQGLKEAEELGEKLKGKIVFFNRPFDNTLINTFKAYGGCVGQRVRGASVCGKFGAKGVIVRSMTDGIDDYPHTGTMTYGDIPKEQYIPAAAISSRAANILSKDLKANPNLKFYFKQNCKTLPDAPSFNVVGEIKGTETPENIMVVGGHLDSWDLGDGAHDDGTGIVQSLEVAYLFKKNNIKPKNTLRVVFFMNEENGMRGAKKYAELAKINRENHIGGLESDAGGHTPRGFTIDANAANTALLKSWKKLLAPYGLHDIDKGGSGADIDPLKGETVTLVGYRPDSQRYFDYHHTSTDTFDKVNKRELELGSASMASIIYLMDKYLYHHTPVKP from the coding sequence ATGAAAAAACTAATGTTATGCCCTCTCATTCCTCTTTTATTTTTAGCTTGCCAACCCAAAAAACAGGTGAACATAACCTCTTTAGAACTATCTAAAGAAGAAAAAACAGATTCTACAACCATTAAACACCTATTTAATACCGTACTGACTCAAGGTCAATCCTACGAGTGGTTACGAGATCTGACTTCCAATATAGGAGGACGTTTGTCAGGATCTCCGGAAGCACAAAAAGCGGTGGTATGGGGAGAAGCTTTGATGAAAAAAGTAGGTTTGGACTCTGTTTGGTTACAACCTGTAATGGTACCTCATTGGGTTCGTGGCGAAAAAGAAGTGGCAAATTATACTGTAAACGGACAAAAGAAAAATGTTCCTATCTGTGCTCTGGGGTTTTCAGTAGCAACTCCGGAAAACGGAATCACTGCAAAAGTAATAGAAGTACAAGGTTTAAAAGAAGCAGAAGAACTGGGAGAGAAACTAAAAGGAAAAATTGTATTTTTTAACCGTCCTTTTGACAACACGTTGATTAATACCTTCAAAGCATATGGAGGATGTGTAGGCCAACGTGTTCGAGGTGCTTCCGTTTGTGGAAAGTTTGGAGCCAAAGGAGTAATTGTCCGCTCAATGACGGATGGTATTGATGATTATCCGCACACAGGAACCATGACCTATGGAGACATTCCAAAAGAGCAATATATTCCGGCAGCTGCAATCAGTTCCAGAGCTGCGAACATATTAAGCAAAGATTTAAAAGCCAATCCAAATTTAAAATTCTATTTTAAGCAAAATTGTAAAACTTTACCCGATGCTCCTTCTTTTAATGTGGTTGGAGAAATTAAAGGTACTGAGACTCCGGAAAATATTATGGTGGTTGGCGGGCATTTGGATTCCTGGGATTTGGGTGACGGTGCGCATGACGACGGAACCGGAATTGTTCAATCTTTAGAAGTAGCCTATTTATTCAAAAAAAACAATATCAAGCCAAAAAACACATTACGGGTTGTCTTTTTTATGAATGAAGAAAATGGAATGCGGGGTGCAAAAAAATATGCCGAACTGGCAAAAATAAACAGAGAAAATCATATTGGCGGTTTGGAATCCGATGCCGGAGGGCATACACCCAGGGGATTTACTATTGATGCCAATGCCGCAAATACGGCATTGCTAAAAAGCTGGAAAAAACTACTGGCTCCCTATGGCTTACACGATATTGACAAAGGAGGAAGCGGTGCGGACATTGATCCCTTAAAAGGTGAAACCGTAACCTTAGTGGGGTACAGACCCGATAGCCAACGCTATTTTGATTACCACCACACTTCTACAGATACCTTTGACAAAGTAAATAAAAGAGAACTGGAATTAGGAAGTGCCTCTATGGCAAGCATTATTTATTTGATGGATAAATATCTATATCACCATACACCTGTCAAACCGTAA